The following is a genomic window from Nicotiana tabacum cultivar K326 chromosome 3, ASM71507v2, whole genome shotgun sequence.
TTTgtattttctgatgattgcagggtagcgtTTGAGGAGTTGAAGCAGAGGCTGGTCGCAGCACCCATCATTGTTtcccccaactgggagcaaccattcgaactaatgtgtgatgctagtgactacGCAGTGGGGGCAGTGCTGGGCCAGCGGAAGGACAAATTGATGCACCCAATCTACTATGCCAGCAgaacgctgagtggagcccagttgaactatacggtgactgaaaaggagatgcTAGCTGTGGTGTTCGCATTCGACAAGTTCCGATCCTACCTGATAGGATCAAAGGTAAGTCTACACTGACCATGCCGCTCTTAGGTACTTAATAGAAAATAAAGACTCTAAGCCacgcctgattcgttgggtgttgctgttgcaagagtttgatcttgaaATACGTGACCGCAAGGGCACTTAGAATCAAGTCGCTGATCACttatcacgacttgagggagctgaaaatgCAATTGAAGTTGAGGAAATTCTGGAAACTTTTCCGGACGAGCAACTACTCGCCACCACTCATCAGGAAGCACCATGGTATACAGACTTGGCCAAGTACCTGGCCAGTGGTATAGTTCCTCACGACCTTTCATCGGTCCAGAGGAAACGATTTTTTTGTGAAAGCCGCTtgtactattgggatgagccctaTCTCTTTCGAATACGCCTGGATAAAATGATCCGGAGATGCGTctccgagatagaacaatcttctattttgcaggcttgtcatgcatcgacttatggtggacactttggagggaTCAGGACAGCAGCAAAGGTGCTAGAAGCCGGATTTTTCTGGCCGACTGTGTTTAAAGATGCTCACTCATGGGTGAAGGGTTGTAATGAATGTCAACGCACCGGGAACATTTCCCGGCGCcacgagatgcccatgaacccaattcaggagATAGAAGTGTTCGACGtctgggggattgatttcatgggtcccttcATCAGCTCCTATGGAAATAAGTACATCCTTGTTGTTGTAGACTATGTGTCCAAGTGGGTGGAAGCTGTAGCGTTGCCCACCAATGATGCGAGAGTGGTGGTGGGGTTtctaaagaagaacatattcacccgctTTGGGACACCACGTGCGATTATCAatgacggaggcactcacttctgcaatAGAGCCTTCGAGAAGTTGCTTTTAAAATACGAAGTgtgccacaaggtggctactcCATACCATCCGCAGACTAGTGGACAGGTTGAGGTATCCAACAGGGATATCAAGAGTGTGTTAATGAAAACtgtgaacgccacaagaactgattgggcaaggaagctagatgatgcactctgggcctacaGAACAGCTTTCAAGaaaccaattggtatgtcaccatacaagttagTGTTTGGGAAGGCCTGTCACCTACCTGTAGAACTCGAGCATAAAGCGTGGTGGGCACTGAAACAACTAAATTTAGACATGGAAGCTGCGAGCACGTCAAGAGtcacagaattgcatgagctcgagGAGTTCAGgtatcttgcttttgagagcacaaggctgtacaaagagagaatgaagaggCTACATGATCAGAACATTGTTGAGCGAAATTTCAAACCTGGGGACatggtattgctatacaactcaAGACTGAGGTTGTTCCCGGGTAAGCTaaagtcacgatggtctggaccatttcgaGTAGTTGAAGTTTTCCAGTCAGGAGCAGTTGACGTTGCCACTGAGAATGACTCtcatacatttagagtcaatggtcagagATTGAAGTTGTATGTGGGTATGAGCGAGCCCAAGGAAGGGTCTGAACTGCAGTTGACTGAACCACGGAGGTCGAGCGAGACTTAACTGCACTCATCTgggtcgtgccgcgacgttaaatcaggcgctgcatgggaggcaacccataaaATTGTTGTAAGTGTAACTCTTCTTTAAAAACAAAGGCGTCAGAATCAGAGATAGGCTCAGGCCGCGGTTCTACCACGATCGTTGTCAAACCGCGGTCCTGACCCTTCTCTGAACCCAGGTCATCACGATTGCACTACGACTGCGGTCAAGAGGGCCATCTGAACTTGGCTTACCGCGGTcctaccgcgaccgcggcagaactgCGGCAGACGCAAATGGGGTCCAGGTAagtttttttctgttttgttttaatttttttttcttttcccctttacccaaaataccccccccccccacctacCACTAAACCCTCTCCCACCTGCCCAGAACcaccaaaccccccccccccccccactcctTTCTCTCTAATTTCTCTCTAACCTCTCTCTATCTTCTCTCTTCTCCTCTCATATTCACAAAACTTCATTATCATCCTCCCCTAATTTCCACCTTCACCACCCATTTTCCCTCAACCAAATAAGTaagtttctctctctctctctctctctctatttcatCTTCTAACTTAGTGTAAATTTGGTCTAAATTTAATTTAGTTAAACCCTAGGTAGGAATAGTGTAGATTTCCTTTCAATTTTTGATTCTTCTCTTCCTTTTTATTGTTGTATTTGCTTCTTGTGGATTTATTTGGTGCTAAAATGGTTGGGTCTTTCTTCTACTTCGATTGTGGGGGTTTTTTAGATGTTTTGGAGGCCTAGAAATAATTTTTGCGGTGTATCTTGGTGGTGGGACCTTTTTGGCCGGAAATTTGGGGCTTATGGTGCTATTTTGAGGCATTTTGTGCCTACCCTAAGTTGTGGTGGTATTGTATTTGGTGAATGGTGGTGTTATTTTTAACGTGACTCACTTGAGGGAGTAAGTGTAGGGTGTTGTATGCTTGTGGGGCCATTGTGGAGATTGTAACTTTGAACACATCACGAGTTGAAGGTTTGGCATAGTGTCTAAATGGAGTAAATGGGAGATATTATTTGGTGCCATCgggtggtgaagtctgagtaaccatccGGCTGGCACATGTAGGATATATTTGATGGTTCTTTTGTATTCTTTGCAGGTCATATGGCTCGTAAGAAGCAAAAGAGATCGGCAGGCACGTCCCAACAGCCTACTTATGATGCTTCTAGGTTCCAATCCGAAGTGGCAGAGGACGACTTTCATGCCAAGGCCTCAAAAAGCTTCATCCCTGAAATACCGATTGACAAGGCAGCCCTCTGTGCAGAAAAGGAGGAGATCCGGCGAATGGAAATGGAGTTCTTATTTGATGAACCTGAAACGGTGAACAGGATGCTTGTACGGGAGTTCTACGCGAACTGCCCAGCTCATATGCTGCGGGAGGTGACTGTGCAAGGCACATGGGTAGATGCCTCAGTGGAAACTATTCGACAGGTATTGCGGCTGCCTCGGTTTACTGGTGACGTCGACTATTACCTAGACGCCCCAGGTGTCATTTGGGATACTATGACTGATGTACTCTGCGCAGGGGGGCAACCAATCTGGATACGTGACCACATCACCCTGAACTCCAATTCGTTCAACCatttggctaagtgttggctCACTATCATTTGCAGCCGGTTCTTGCCCTCAGGCAATACGACTGATGTGAACTTCCAAAGAGCCCTTTTGACGTGGTGCTTCGTCGcaaagaaagattttgatgcGGCAAGGCTTATTGGTGACAAAATGATCATACGGTCCCCGCTGAGGTCAAAATGATTCTACTTTCCCTCCCTAGTGACTACATTGTGCCTGCGGAAGAATGTCCCCACAAATCCTGCTGATGGAGACTTGCCCCCTAAAGTAGCCTTCAAAGCTTCGAGCATCAGAGTGGGTAGGGGTGCACACACCACTAttgagatcgatgatgaggatgatgaccCGGTTCTTATGGCACCATCCAGGAGATCCTATGACCGTGTCGGACCCTCTCGGCGCCCCCATGCTAGGGCTGGCTTATCCAGATCACAGTCCACCCATCCTATGTTGCGTTCTATGGAGGAAGAGGTCGCCGATCTTCGCACCTCGGTGGAGGGCCTACACACGCGTATGGATGCCATGTCTCAGCGGCAGGCCAGGTCTGAGAGCCGATTCATGTCCTGGTTCCGTGCTTTGGGGAGAGCTTGTCATGTGGACCCCAGCACAGTCTCCGACTCTAATTGAGTCTCAGGGAAGTCTTCTTACCCTTCTGCTCTTTACCTTCTTgatatgacatggggacatgccatgcctttaagtgtggggtgggagacttgCTTTAGTGATATGTGTACTGTACATAGACATTGTGTGTGTTGTAGCATGaaattgatgttgttgtgtataatTGACTGTACTTATATGAGGAGTCTGACTTAGCCCAACGACGGACACTTGTCGACGGGTCTCTTGAGGGTCCAAATtggatatatataaaaaaaaggtaGAAGACTCTTCCTGAGGACGGACCACTTGGACAagtactcttgagggaagtagtccatgaagatttttttttctttttattttatttatttttttcctttttaggcaGTGTAGTaagtcccccttggtttttcttttggccacggttcttttccaagggtttttctTGAACCGGGTTAGGTAGATTTTGTTTTGTAGTTAGGACTAAGATGGGTAAAGGCTAGAATGCTACCCTGGATGTACACACCTGCAAACAACTAAAATGAACTTGAGAGTGTGACGTCTAGGCTCAGTTGTGGACTTGTAAATCTATGCCTTAATTTTGCACATCTTTCTTTGCTTGAACGCTCGTATGAGTGTGTTGATAAACTGATTCAGAACGAGTTACATGCTAAGTGTGTGAGATTTTACTTGCATTCTGTGCTTGCATGCGATACCTAGAACTTgtcctgtgtgtttgcaaagcgaaatagaagcTGTTTGGTTTTAGAGATGATTGAGGCATTTCTTTGTGTAAGCCTATATATAATGGTGAATCCACCTGTCTATATTGCcatagttaacccttttgagcttgAAGCCTGTTCTTTGATAACCCTATAATGACCTACATCCCTGTGTTTGAATAGCTGATTGTTTGAACCTATACCTCCGAGAAGCACTTGAATCACTAAGGAACATACAAAAGTCAAAGTGTGTGGTGGTATGGAGTTAGCGAAAAAAAAAGGGAATCAGGAATGAGTCATTTGAATAGTGCACTGGcatttaaaaaaaacaagaagccaGTTGCACCTAAAGAAAAGTAGGGGTCACCTGTGAAACAAAAATGTGGAGGAATGATTAGGCTGAGTAGGGAAATTGAGATAAAAGGAAgtgtgtattaaaagtgcttaaggaggttagtcactacatccaaatgtatcatacccggcccttagcctacattacaaccaaataaagataTCTTGATCTTTGACTAAAAcggctcgattagtagagtactacactatgggcaagcttatggtgtgtctgtgtggcatgtgaatgttctttgctgagagtgagtgaattctttctatcttcgGTTCCTTGTATTTGAATTTTATGCGTGTGGAACTTCTCTCAGATTTTTTATGTGAGGGAATGTGACTCGGGAAGGAAAAGTAAGTCTTCACCTCTGTTAGAGTAACTAGAGTGAGCGCAAGTGTGTCATGGCAGTAGAGTCTGCATCTGGGGTATGACCGGCACATTGCTTAGGTTGTTCCGTCAAAATGGCGGGTGTGACATACTTGGGGTAATGCATCAAACGGTTAGGCTTAGAAGTGTGGTTTagcttgctcgaggacgagcaaaggtttaagtgtggggtgttgataataggtgaatttaactatatTCAAGCCCTAAATAACCGCCTTCTTGCATAGTTTtgataataaaagtgataacaaaatacTCTTATTAGTGCTTTTCATGACTTGCAGATTATATAAGACTAGGGAAGGTTAGGGAGTACTTTTGGAGtcaaaaattgaagaaagagAGGCCATCCGTGAAATATCCCAAGTGAACCACGCAAAAACAGGCTGAAGAATCAGAGAAATGATtctgccgcggttccaccgcggtgAAGACTGCTCGCGGACAGAAAGAGATTCAGAGGAGCTGTTtggccgcggttccaccgcgaccgcggcagaaccgcggcaggcGCGAGAAAGTTCAGGGACTAAAGtacaaaacacgggatttttagcccaaaaccctatttttaaacactagacttcgcccaagagaggcatgtattgatTTTCTAGAGTTTCTTAGGAAGGAAAACcattgtgagagatcacccataaacatctttcttcttttctttgatttttattgcTAGTTTATGATGAATCTTATcttagtttgtttacccatagttatgagtagctaaatcctctgtctaaggttttgatggaacctattgggggatgaacttcttgtttatgtgaatacaaattgcgAGTTTCATTCTTTATTTGTTTgacttgttgtagttaattgacaggatcctcaattagctgtgcctatttagtgtgcataactcgggagagagtgcatatttaggttattgttgaacaacactactcccaaagtataagagggatctataactgcgggtttaaaggcgggattagggataacgaagccttgagtgcaatctgaagtgaactgtgttaattaaagctagctagtgtatctcgggagagtgcattgagtatattactatgattactcgggagagatttgcggtaagatgagcgttcatgattgatagatgtgtgttggtcaatttgtatgaagcataaacagaagggattccatcaataggggaagtcattaccttagcattttctcattattgtttacaaccttagcatttTAGTTTACAGCTTGTTATTTACTTGCAATCTTAGTTAGTAAAGAAACCATCAATGGTGATTCAAACGTCTGGGGAAgttggttctcaagagtttagtagttctaaagatagtgattgatagattaattctctgtggattcgactctgggcagaatactcaggttatatttgcaacgtccgcattgtcctttttataaggcatagttatCTTTTCGGCAATCATGTTACGATAGTAAGGAAGATTTATTCCTTTATCTATAATCAGGAGAATAAAACAGTACCTTGGAATAGGCTCACACAAAACAATATTACATCTGTAGAACTTAGGACCTACAAAAATATATTCAtttcgttccaatttatgtgaacatgtttgactgggcacgaagtttaagaaaaaatgaagacttttggaatttgtagtcctaaacaagtcaaaaaaagCCCCAGAATATTTGTGTGAtcataaaagcttctcattaaggtagaattgtaagtttaagctaaattgttaccaaatttagaaaatggtcattctttttggaacgtaccaaaaaggaaatatgttcacataaactggaacagaagGAGTAGCAGATTTGGATCGTATATGGTCTATTAAATTAGCACCTGTATCTTGATTTTCAATGTGACGAAAGGTTTACGAGTAGAACTTTAAGGATCATGATACAACTCCTTGATGTTTCTTGAGTTTTTGGTTTTCCTTCTTCATAAGTCTTTTCTTTGTTCGCCACCATCTCTTTATCTCATATAAAGTGTTAAAATATATTAATTTCTTTTGCTCATTGACTAtttcttgaatttagcaactGTTATCATTGCTGTTGGTCATACTTATGATAGAGAAAACATTCATGATAATCACTTATTGAAAAAGTTCGATTCGTATTTAAAAAACCTTCCACATTCCAGACAGGGCTTTCGGGTTCCAGTGCTATTGTAACTGCTGCATTGAATTGCCTTATTGACTTTTATGAAGTCAGACATCTTATCAAAGTTGAGGTAAGGCCAAACCTGGTCCTTAATGCAGAGAAAGAACTTGGAATTGTAGCTGGTCTGCAGGATAGGGTGGCACAGACTTATGGAGGCCTCGTATACATGGTATAAGTGAAGACTAATAGACACATGGTCTTAATGTTGCTAGTCTGTATGACCAGTTTTTACCTTTTGCAGGATTTTAGCAAGAATCACATGGATGAATTTGGTCATGCATATATACACCCATGGATATTGCTCTTCTCCCGCCTCTTTACCTCATCTATGCTGAGAATCCCAGCGATTCTGGAAAGGTCTGTACCGTTTACACCTTTGAGTCATTGTTTACTTTTAACTCTGCATTCAATTTAATCCATTGAACTATATTTGACATGATACAAGAGGTTAAGGATGGGAACTTGAAGAGGGGACAGTTTAGGTTGTAGAGGACCCTCTATTTTCAGCATCATGGTCACCTCTTGTATCTTCCACTAATTTGTTAAGCAATTTTGATGATGGAAGGCGTAATTGCTGCAATAGGTTTATAGGTGAACATGAATATCACTATTTCTGGGCATTAATTGATAAAGCATTTCTCTAATGCAGGTCCACAGTACAGTTCGACAGAGATGGTTAGCAGGTGATGAGTTCATTATATCAACAATGGAGGAGGTCGCAAACATAGCTGTAGAAGGACAAAAGGCTCTTCTTGAGAAGGATTATGCTAAGCTAGCAACCCTCATGAATCAAAATTTTGATCTAAGAAGGTAAAACATATGGCAACTTTCTTTGATTGATTGGCAGATTTTTATTAGTTAACCAACTAGGTCAGATCAAGGTTTAGTCATTGTTACACTTACAATAACCCGCATAGAAATAACTATAAGATTTAAGAACCTCCAGTTTTAGAGAACTCCTAATGTGCCTTGAGACGTAGTTGATTTATTGATGGCTTTTATGCATCTTCTGTTGCAAAGCTCAGTGTAATCAAATGTTGTTTTGTATTGTTAAAGATAGAGCTGGTATGCTCAAATGAATTTCTGAAGTTCAGTATATGAATGTAGGTGTATGTTTGATGACGATGCCCTTGGAGCTGTGAATATAGAGATGGTTGAGGTGGCTCGAACGATAGGTGCTGCATCAAAGTTCACAGGAAGCGGTGGGGCTGTGATTGTATTCTGTCCGGATGGGCCTTCACAAGTGAAGCAACTCGTGGATGCATGCCAAGAAGCTGGTTTTGTTTGTGAGCCAATTAAAGTCATGCCTTCGTTTTTAAATGATATTGATCTTCAAACTCTGGCGTCAATGTGAAAATGGTAGCAGGTTCTCCAATTTGGACCAGTTATACTCTTTCACCTTGTAGTGCACACTACTAATACAGAGCATCATTTTTTTCCCTGTAAAAGAACATCTTGAGGATTTATGCATCTAGATATGCAACTTGTATGGTCCGATCCATTGAAAATACAAACGAGATCAAACTTTTGATTTTTCCGTCTGCTCCCAGTATGTTTAATTGGTCATTTATAGGTTACTACTGTTTGCTCACAGGAAGTATGTAGCGGCGGAATCATATAGTCATGCTTTTCCTCCCTTGCTAGGAGGTATATGCACTGAAGCATTGAGATAATGACTTGCAAATTAACTGTGTTGCATCTTGGGTAAATATATAAGCAAGGGCAAGTCAAAGGAGAAAGAATAAAGTTCACCTTTTCTGATGGTTATTACTCGAGGATGGTTGTTTTAAACTTGAGGGATGGCAGGAACGAAGAGGAAAACGAGAATTGCAAGAACGTGGAAGAGAAGTATGCTGTTAAAAtcaaacataaaaaaaaagaacTTACAGGAGGTATATACACATTCTCAAAGCAGGTGCAACAATAGTATTGCGAAATGCAAAAAATTCTAATTACAACTCTATGGTCATGCCTCGCGGATATCTCTCTTATCATAAAATCTATGATCCTTTTATCTGTCTTTCATCCCCTCGAATAAGTAAAATCTTGCTCTTTCTAGTTAAAAGAAAGGGGGCAAAGCGCGATATCTTTATAAACTGTCTATTCACATTTAGATTATGAGCTAAAAATCCATCCCTGAATAAAAGAGGGACAGAA
Proteins encoded in this region:
- the LOC107780920 gene encoding LOW QUALITY PROTEIN: glucuronokinase 1-like (The sequence of the model RefSeq protein was modified relative to this genomic sequence to represent the inferred CDS: inserted 1 base in 1 codon), with amino-acid sequence MAVIEHKSYARVGLLGNPSDVYYGKTLSFSLGNFWASVRLEPSEDLLIVPHPTHDLVQFNSITHLVNRLQSEGYYGGVHLLMAICKIFHNFCKDNNISLREGNFTISYDTNIPRQTGLSGSSAIVTAALNCLIDFYEVRHLIKVEVRPNLVLNAEKELGIVAGLQDRVAQTYGGLVYMDFSKNHMDEFGHXIYTPMDIALLPPLYLIYAENPSDSGKVHSTVRQRWLAGDEFIISTMEEVANIAVEGQKALLEKDYAKLATLMNQNFDLRRCMFDDDALGAVNIEMVEVARTIGAASKFTGSGGAVIVFCPDGPSQVKQLVDACQEAGFVCEPIKVMPSFLNDIDLQTLASM